In one Pseudomonadota bacterium genomic region, the following are encoded:
- the cobU gene encoding bifunctional adenosylcobinamide kinase/adenosylcobinamide-phosphate guanylyltransferase has product MKEIIFLTGGCKSGKSRHALNLADNIAGDKKIFIATCTPFDEEMKERIRRHKEERSKTWHTIEEPVLLSEAISQWSAKSDIILIDCLTLWINNIMLQHTDIDKVSESIQKLVSSLKNSNCPVILVSNEVGSGIVPDNELSRIFRDAAGLVNQKIASIANWVIWMVAGIPVVIKEDAKCK; this is encoded by the coding sequence GTGAAAGAGATTATATTTTTAACCGGAGGCTGTAAAAGCGGAAAAAGCCGTCATGCCCTAAATCTGGCCGATAATATTGCAGGCGATAAAAAAATCTTTATTGCGACATGCACACCCTTTGATGAAGAAATGAAAGAAAGAATAAGACGGCATAAAGAAGAAAGATCCAAAACATGGCATACGATTGAAGAACCTGTTTTACTATCCGAAGCAATATCGCAATGGAGTGCAAAGTCAGATATTATTCTTATAGATTGCCTTACTTTATGGATAAACAATATTATGCTCCAACATACCGATATCGATAAGGTATCAGAGAGTATTCAAAAACTTGTTTCTTCACTTAAGAATTCAAATTGTCCGGTTATACTGGTTTCAAATGAAGTAGGTAGCGGTATTGTGCCTGATAATGAATTATCAAGAATTTTCAGGGATGCAGCAGGCCTTGTAAACCAGAAAATTGCATCGATAGCAAACTGGGTTATATGGATGGTTGCAGGTATACCGGTTGTAATTAAAGAAGATGCAAAGTGCAAATAA